The following proteins are encoded in a genomic region of Acidobacteriota bacterium:
- a CDS encoding cation:proton antiporter, with translation MDGALSISVVALAGFVLPLLASRLRLPAVVLEILFGIAIGPSILGWIHATPEMAFLAELGFLLLMFLSGFEIDFNELRRQGGSQIGIGLLVFVLTLFFAYKGARLLGHGPFVTLLLATTSVGLVVPTLREGRHTATALGQTILIAAILSDFLTLIGTTLLAMVHENGLGWNLLRFPALFATMAVLLLSLRRLAWWFPDRFERLFSEEDNSEIGIRASLALMFVFVGLSHMLGVESILGAFLAGTAFAMIFRHRGALDRKLSGFSYGFFIPIFFIHVGLEFDLQALMTPGVFRGALSLIGVAIAVKLLASCALFLKGLSPREVLAAGILLSARLSLVIAVAKLGSRLNLLDPALETQVVLLAVVTATLTPTLFGLIAPRKASCES, from the coding sequence ATGGACGGCGCGCTTTCGATCAGCGTCGTCGCTCTGGCGGGATTCGTCCTCCCGTTATTGGCCAGCCGTCTTCGGCTGCCGGCGGTGGTTCTGGAGATCCTGTTCGGCATCGCCATCGGGCCGTCGATCCTGGGTTGGATCCACGCAACACCGGAGATGGCGTTTCTCGCGGAGCTTGGGTTCCTGTTGCTGATGTTCCTATCGGGATTCGAGATCGACTTCAACGAACTCCGGCGGCAGGGTGGCTCACAGATCGGCATCGGCCTGCTGGTCTTCGTCTTGACACTCTTCTTTGCCTACAAGGGTGCCCGTCTCCTCGGGCACGGGCCCTTCGTGACGTTACTCCTGGCGACCACGTCCGTTGGGCTGGTCGTACCCACGCTGCGCGAGGGGCGACATACCGCCACGGCACTGGGTCAGACGATCCTGATCGCCGCGATCCTCAGCGATTTCCTGACCCTCATCGGGACCACGCTGCTTGCGATGGTTCACGAGAACGGACTCGGATGGAATCTCCTTCGATTCCCCGCGTTGTTCGCGACGATGGCGGTGTTGCTGTTGTCCCTGCGGCGTCTGGCGTGGTGGTTCCCGGATCGGTTCGAACGGTTGTTCTCCGAGGAGGACAATTCGGAGATCGGCATCCGCGCCAGCCTGGCCTTGATGTTCGTCTTCGTGGGTCTCTCGCACATGCTGGGTGTGGAGTCGATTCTCGGAGCGTTCCTGGCCGGCACCGCGTTCGCGATGATCTTCCGACATCGCGGCGCGCTCGATCGGAAGCTGTCCGGTTTCTCCTACGGCTTCTTTATTCCGATCTTCTTCATCCACGTCGGTCTCGAGTTCGATCTGCAAGCGCTGATGACACCGGGGGTCTTCCGTGGGGCTCTGTCGCTGATCGGGGTCGCCATCGCGGTAAAGCTACTGGCATCGTGCGCGCTGTTCCTGAAGGGACTATCCCCGAGAGAGGTGCTCGCCGCCGGGATTCTCCTGTCCGCCCGTCTCAGTCTTGTGATCGCCGTGGCCAAGCTTGGCTCCCGGCTGAACCTTCTGGATCCGGCACTGGAAACACAGGTCGTCCTGTTGGCGGTCGTGACCGCGACCCTGACACCGACGCTCTTCGGGCTCATCGCCCCACGAAAGGCTTCATGCGAATCGTAA
- a CDS encoding NAD-binding protein — protein sequence MKAIVVGGGGVARQLLRRLGERWVVTVVDESSSRLVACGKIREVRTIEGDGSSRVVLKRAGLEQADAVVAASTDDDLNLEVCRLAADASIRRVAAIVNEVEHEDRFRDLGVHFVTPEALAARRLELGLETRRLSSTAFADGRAEAIEFRIAADSPVRGRQLKDLRAASWIVGAILRHDQLIIPHGETVMEAGDSVTVVGAGSDFAEIVRTFSAGRSRFPLDFGKRIAVAVDREDDLNGAFAEAVQFVRSTRASSLLMVHQDAMAVREEQRAAEIRRIVDRAPRVAEGVELRTRVVHGVASSSLASIPGGESVGVLVIPDATQSITGRMLQVRHALQLIRRTGKPVLISRGTQPYRKLLVPARRTEAGRAAMRVAIDIARFSKAELHGLVAVDPVFIAGPAAPREARAAVGWMEEEAGVHGIGAQHTIRRGNPVKLLAAAADESDLVVLGIRSRRRLFVLPVGIGGWVAGRTRTSALLVPA from the coding sequence ATGAAAGCGATCGTCGTCGGAGGCGGTGGCGTAGCTCGCCAGCTGCTACGCCGACTGGGTGAGCGCTGGGTCGTGACGGTCGTGGACGAGTCATCGTCCAGGCTCGTGGCCTGTGGCAAGATCCGCGAGGTGCGGACCATCGAGGGCGACGGTTCCAGTCGCGTGGTCCTGAAGCGCGCCGGGCTGGAACAGGCCGACGCAGTCGTCGCCGCAAGCACCGACGACGACCTCAATCTTGAGGTCTGCCGACTGGCCGCCGACGCCTCGATCCGTCGTGTCGCGGCCATCGTCAACGAGGTCGAACACGAGGATCGATTCCGCGATCTCGGCGTGCATTTCGTTACGCCCGAGGCCCTCGCCGCTCGCCGACTGGAGCTGGGGCTCGAGACACGACGGTTGTCTTCGACCGCGTTTGCGGATGGTCGAGCCGAGGCGATCGAATTTCGCATCGCGGCGGACTCGCCGGTGCGTGGACGACAGTTGAAGGATCTCCGCGCCGCCAGTTGGATCGTCGGTGCGATCCTACGTCACGATCAGTTGATCATCCCCCACGGCGAAACGGTGATGGAGGCGGGGGACTCGGTCACCGTCGTCGGTGCCGGCTCAGACTTCGCCGAGATCGTCCGCACATTCTCCGCGGGGCGTAGTCGCTTCCCCCTCGATTTCGGCAAGCGAATCGCCGTGGCCGTCGACCGGGAAGACGATCTCAACGGCGCATTCGCCGAGGCCGTGCAGTTTGTTCGATCGACACGGGCATCATCCCTCTTGATGGTCCACCAGGACGCGATGGCTGTTCGCGAGGAACAGCGAGCGGCCGAGATCCGTCGGATCGTCGATCGAGCACCCCGGGTCGCGGAGGGTGTCGAGTTGCGGACACGGGTCGTGCACGGCGTCGCATCGTCGTCCCTGGCCTCGATCCCCGGCGGCGAGAGTGTAGGCGTGCTGGTCATTCCAGACGCCACCCAATCCATCACGGGCCGGATGCTGCAGGTTCGTCACGCTCTGCAGTTGATTCGACGCACGGGAAAACCGGTGCTCATCTCCCGTGGCACGCAGCCGTATCGAAAATTGCTGGTGCCTGCCCGCCGTACCGAGGCCGGTCGGGCGGCCATGCGTGTCGCCATCGACATCGCGCGGTTCTCAAAGGCCGAGCTGCACGGTCTGGTCGCCGTCGATCCGGTCTTTATCGCCGGTCCCGCGGCTCCGCGAGAGGCACGGGCGGCGGTCGGTTGGATGGAAGAAGAGGCCGGCGTCCACGGAATCGGAGCGCAACACACCATTCGCCGCGGCAATCCGGTGAAGCTTCTGGCGGCGGCCGCCGATGAGTCCGACCTGGTGGTTCTCGGGATCCGAAGCCGACGTCGCCTGTTCGTCCTCCCCGTGGGGATCGGTGGCTGGGTCGCCGGTCGGACCCGGACATCCGCACTCCTTGTTCCGGCCTGA
- a CDS encoding ATP-binding cassette domain-containing protein: MIEIEKLGKSYGSLEALRGVSTTIERGEIVGLLGPNGAGKTTTMKILVGYLLPNSGTARIDGYDVVEQPLEVQKRIGYLPENAPLYVDMQVHDFLQFMGQMRELDRETLRRRIAHVADDCGIEQVLKRHIGHLSKGFRQRVGLAGAMLHDPDLLILDEPTSGLDPNQIVEIRDLIRRMGETKTVILSTHILPEVEASCDRAVILIDGTIRADGKLADLTRTRTQSVELKSQDPDGTRSALSALHGVRGVTCDSLGDGFQRYRLILDGSDGPGEAIFDLARRHEWRLRELSRDDKTLEDVFRELTSASRGEVSA; encoded by the coding sequence GTGATAGAGATAGAAAAGCTCGGAAAGAGCTACGGTTCGCTGGAGGCCCTGCGGGGTGTCTCCACCACCATCGAGCGTGGAGAGATCGTGGGTCTTCTGGGACCCAACGGCGCCGGCAAGACGACGACGATGAAGATCCTCGTCGGTTACCTGCTACCAAATTCCGGCACCGCGCGGATCGACGGATACGATGTCGTCGAGCAGCCGCTGGAAGTACAGAAACGGATCGGCTACCTGCCCGAGAATGCGCCACTCTACGTGGACATGCAGGTCCATGACTTCCTGCAGTTCATGGGACAGATGCGGGAATTGGATCGGGAAACATTGCGCAGGCGCATCGCCCACGTTGCAGACGACTGTGGCATTGAACAGGTCCTGAAGCGGCACATCGGTCATCTGTCAAAGGGCTTCCGCCAGAGGGTTGGCCTCGCGGGGGCCATGCTCCACGACCCGGATCTGCTGATCCTCGACGAGCCCACCTCGGGGCTCGACCCCAATCAGATTGTCGAGATCCGCGACCTGATCCGCCGAATGGGAGAGACCAAGACCGTCATCCTCTCGACCCATATTCTCCCGGAGGTGGAGGCCTCCTGCGATCGGGCGGTCATCCTGATCGACGGCACCATCCGCGCCGACGGCAAGCTGGCCGACCTGACGCGAACACGCACCCAGTCGGTCGAGTTGAAGAGTCAGGATCCTGACGGGACGCGCTCGGCGCTGTCTGCGCTTCACGGTGTCCGCGGGGTCACCTGCGACTCGCTCGGCGACGGCTTCCAGCGGTACCGACTGATACTCGACGGATCTGACGGCCCGGGCGAGGCCATCTTCGACCTCGCACGGCGTCATGAGTGGCGTCTGCGAGAGCTGAGTCGGGACGACAAGACCCTCGAGGATGTCTTCCGCGAGTTGACCTCCGCCAGTCGAGGGGAGGTTTCGGCATGA
- a CDS encoding ABC transporter permease, which produces MSRMRTVARKELSAYFNSPIAYVFLLVFAGAALFTFFNIEAFFARGRADMRGLFEAIPFLTLLLVPALTMRLWAEEQKQGTLEVLLTLPARDHELVAGKFLAGLGLLAAGLALTMMLPLSLSVAGVGNFDWGPILGGYLGALLLGGAYLSLGQFISALTENQILAFILAFVVCLALFGLGTDPFTRLFSDQTAGLLRALGTGSRFSSIARGVIDLRDLVYYASLTATFLLLNVCALRAKRWA; this is translated from the coding sequence ATGAGCCGCATGCGAACCGTCGCGCGGAAGGAACTCTCGGCGTACTTCAATTCGCCGATCGCCTACGTGTTTTTGCTGGTCTTCGCCGGTGCGGCTCTGTTCACGTTCTTCAACATAGAGGCGTTCTTCGCCCGTGGTCGGGCAGACATGCGTGGGCTTTTCGAAGCGATTCCGTTTCTCACGCTGCTGCTGGTACCGGCGCTGACCATGCGTCTCTGGGCAGAAGAACAGAAACAGGGAACGCTCGAAGTGCTGCTGACCCTCCCGGCGCGGGATCATGAACTGGTGGCCGGGAAGTTCCTCGCGGGACTCGGATTGCTGGCGGCCGGCCTCGCGCTGACGATGATGCTTCCGCTTTCTCTCTCCGTGGCGGGTGTCGGCAACTTCGATTGGGGACCGATCCTCGGCGGCTATCTCGGTGCGCTGTTGCTCGGCGGTGCCTACCTGTCGTTGGGACAGTTCATCTCCGCGCTAACCGAGAACCAGATCCTCGCGTTCATCCTTGCCTTCGTCGTCTGCCTCGCGCTGTTCGGCCTCGGCACGGACCCGTTCACACGTCTGTTCTCCGATCAGACGGCAGGCCTCCTTCGTGCTCTCGGGACCGGCAGTCGATTCTCGAGCATTGCCCGCGGAGTGATCGACTTGCGTGACCTGGTCTACTACGCGTCGCTGACGGCGACCTTCCTGCTCCTCAACGTCTGCGCGCTCCGCGCCAAACGTTGGGCCTAG
- a CDS encoding GldG family protein, translating into MKTRKKRMASLGLTVLLTVVNLVAFNYLISGWSAARLDLTQDRLFSISGATRNVLGSLEEDLTIYGYFSERTHPKLAPLVPQIVDLLEEYRAMADGRLTLEVVDPSGDSDVEAMAADRFGVRSTPFQLASKYETGIVNAYFAIVIQYGDQYERYGFQDLITVEPTADGDIDISLRNLEYDVTRAIKKVVYGFHATADLFDRLDQPVRFTAVMTPSDLPEVLAETPETVRAAVAEIAPRAGQMFVYEELDPSQDPALGQELADRYGMAPMSMGLFSEGSFYLYGLLEIDGRIEQLMLTEPDLTVATVREQIEEAIQRSLPGFLTTVGVVAPKPLDIPPQLQMQMQMQQPPPEFEQVTRYLGQDYEVAEVALADPVPRNVDLLLVLKPNGLTRGALYNLDQYLMRGGRVVLCAGTYEADFDQSGLRVQPVETGLEDWLQHHGVTLTPTLVLDDRNQSLPIPEVQYTSLGAIRTWGLAPYPYLVQVREDGFLNRDITATLDSVGIYWGSPIEVDLDREDVDVLPILQSSDASWIDDDLTKVALLEYTVPEEGTQPHLLSVALNGRFTSYFAERPVREGDDEPAITEEIDLPTPGDDGSLPAPPEIPLKQSPETRLVVVGNSEFLSDFVAGVLGQVDGGFFAENLRFTKNIIDWATLDNDMIDIRAKGSVSRRLEPIDDGRRKTLEAINYLLPLLALVGLATWRRLGGKR; encoded by the coding sequence GTGAAGACTCGCAAGAAGCGCATGGCCTCCCTGGGACTCACGGTCCTGCTGACCGTCGTCAACCTCGTGGCGTTCAACTACCTGATCTCCGGGTGGTCGGCGGCACGACTCGACCTGACCCAGGATCGGCTGTTCTCGATCTCCGGCGCGACACGCAACGTGCTGGGCTCGCTGGAAGAAGACCTCACGATCTACGGCTACTTCTCCGAACGCACACATCCGAAACTTGCCCCCCTCGTGCCACAGATCGTGGATCTCCTTGAGGAGTACCGCGCGATGGCGGATGGTCGACTGACTCTCGAGGTCGTCGACCCCAGCGGCGACTCCGACGTCGAGGCGATGGCGGCCGATCGGTTCGGGGTTCGATCGACGCCGTTTCAACTGGCCTCCAAGTACGAGACCGGAATCGTCAACGCGTACTTCGCCATCGTCATTCAGTACGGCGACCAGTACGAGCGGTATGGCTTCCAGGATCTGATCACCGTCGAGCCAACGGCCGACGGAGACATCGACATCTCCCTTCGCAACCTCGAATACGACGTGACACGCGCGATCAAGAAGGTCGTCTATGGCTTTCACGCGACGGCCGACCTGTTCGATCGGTTAGACCAGCCCGTGCGCTTCACGGCCGTGATGACCCCGAGCGATCTCCCCGAGGTTCTGGCGGAGACTCCGGAGACGGTCCGTGCCGCCGTTGCGGAGATCGCGCCGCGGGCCGGCCAGATGTTCGTCTATGAAGAGCTGGACCCCTCGCAAGACCCGGCGCTGGGACAAGAGTTGGCCGATCGTTATGGCATGGCGCCCATGTCGATGGGACTGTTCAGCGAAGGCAGTTTTTACCTCTACGGTCTGCTCGAAATCGACGGTCGAATCGAGCAATTGATGTTGACGGAACCCGATTTGACGGTAGCCACCGTACGCGAACAGATCGAAGAGGCGATCCAACGAAGTCTCCCGGGCTTCCTCACGACCGTCGGCGTCGTCGCGCCAAAGCCCCTGGACATCCCTCCGCAACTTCAGATGCAGATGCAGATGCAGCAGCCACCGCCGGAGTTCGAACAGGTCACGCGATACCTCGGTCAGGACTACGAAGTCGCCGAGGTCGCACTGGCCGACCCGGTACCGAGGAACGTGGATCTGCTGCTCGTCCTGAAGCCGAACGGGCTGACCCGCGGGGCGCTCTACAATCTCGATCAGTATTTGATGCGGGGTGGGCGCGTGGTGCTCTGCGCCGGAACCTACGAGGCGGATTTCGACCAGAGCGGACTGCGAGTCCAACCCGTTGAGACCGGTCTAGAGGACTGGCTTCAGCATCACGGCGTGACTCTGACGCCGACCCTGGTGCTGGATGACCGCAACCAGTCGCTCCCAATTCCCGAGGTGCAGTACACGTCGCTGGGTGCCATCCGGACCTGGGGACTGGCCCCCTACCCCTATCTGGTTCAGGTGCGTGAAGACGGCTTCCTGAACCGTGACATCACCGCGACCCTGGATTCGGTCGGCATCTACTGGGGAAGTCCGATCGAGGTGGATCTGGATCGTGAGGACGTTGACGTCCTGCCGATCCTTCAGTCGTCGGATGCGTCGTGGATCGACGATGACCTGACGAAGGTTGCGCTGTTGGAATACACGGTGCCGGAGGAAGGAACCCAACCACACCTCCTCTCTGTCGCACTCAACGGTCGATTCACCAGCTATTTCGCCGAGCGGCCCGTCCGCGAAGGTGACGACGAACCGGCGATAACGGAAGAGATCGACCTTCCTACCCCTGGAGACGACGGAAGCCTGCCTGCACCGCCGGAGATCCCACTGAAACAGTCTCCCGAGACGCGGCTGGTCGTGGTCGGCAACTCGGAGTTCCTCAGCGATTTCGTGGCCGGTGTTCTTGGGCAGGTCGACGGCGGGTTCTTCGCGGAGAACCTCCGGTTCACCAAGAACATCATCGATTGGGCCACGCTGGACAACGACATGATCGACATCCGCGCAAAGGGTTCGGTCAGTCGGCGACTGGAACCCATCGACGACGGGCGGCGAAAGACCCTGGAGGCGATCAACTACCTCCTCCCGTTGCTGGCCCTCGTCGGACTTGCGACGTGGCGTCGTCTCGGAGGGAAGCGATGA
- a CDS encoding DUF4340 domain-containing protein: MTRNQRILLVVLAVQILLIVVVRMPMGERGVSAGPTPLIAGWDELVPTRVMFGGDDDAVQLLRAGDGWQVEALDGFPADGAKLESLLTKIGALEVRRPLVRSARYHESFGVREQDAEARLRIWGDGNDDPAVDLLFGNPPNFGSIHLRQADEDAVYEVRDLAAYDVSGPAGNWIDKDWLKIDSSDIDGLTVRNVSGSFTVVRGDEGWAVEEPAEFAGQPLGDDQLAGLLSDISGLRISDVAGRRDETLHGFATVGVQVDVRRRDSTDHRFTLLEIGLAVGDGNDRRFVGRDGEGFAGIALESSLQSILDLDLRAMMGASPPS; this comes from the coding sequence ATGACACGGAACCAACGGATCCTGCTGGTCGTGTTGGCGGTTCAGATTCTCTTGATCGTCGTTGTACGCATGCCGATGGGCGAGCGCGGCGTTTCCGCCGGACCCACACCCCTCATCGCCGGGTGGGACGAGCTGGTCCCGACGCGGGTGATGTTCGGGGGCGACGACGACGCTGTCCAGCTGCTGCGAGCCGGCGACGGGTGGCAGGTCGAGGCACTGGACGGTTTCCCGGCCGACGGCGCGAAGCTCGAGTCGCTCCTGACCAAGATCGGCGCTCTCGAGGTACGTCGCCCGCTGGTCCGCAGCGCTCGATACCACGAGTCCTTCGGCGTACGAGAACAGGATGCGGAAGCGAGACTGCGGATCTGGGGCGATGGCAACGACGATCCCGCGGTCGATCTGTTGTTCGGCAACCCGCCCAATTTCGGATCGATCCATCTGCGGCAGGCCGATGAGGACGCCGTCTACGAGGTCCGCGATCTCGCGGCCTACGATGTCTCCGGACCCGCCGGTAACTGGATCGACAAGGACTGGCTGAAGATCGATTCGTCCGACATCGACGGGCTGACCGTCCGCAATGTCTCGGGCAGTTTCACGGTGGTTCGAGGCGACGAGGGCTGGGCCGTCGAGGAACCGGCGGAATTCGCGGGGCAACCACTCGGCGACGACCAACTCGCCGGCCTGCTATCGGATATCAGCGGTCTGCGCATCTCCGATGTTGCCGGTCGTCGCGACGAGACCCTCCACGGGTTCGCAACCGTCGGCGTCCAGGTGGACGTACGACGGCGCGATTCCACCGACCACCGATTCACGCTGCTGGAAATCGGATTGGCGGTCGGCGACGGGAACGACCGACGTTTCGTGGGACGCGACGGAGAGGGCTTCGCCGGGATCGCCCTGGAATCGTCGCTGCAGAGCATCCTCGACCTGGATCTTCGTGCCATGATGGGGGCTAGCCCGCCCAGCTGA
- a CDS encoding PQQ-like beta-propeller repeat protein, with the protein MHRWLSISVVLCALASLILTGCPAPDSAVTAPRLGVDWPSFRGIDARGDGGDVPLPESWDLASGTNVLFRVPIPGLAHASPVVWEDRIFIATAVSEKDDVGFKHGLYGSGDAAEDRWEHAWHLIALNKRDGSTLWDAEVHRGTPTDKRHIKATYANSTPVTDGKIVVALFGSEGLFAYDIDGNRLWQADLGRLDVGAYDAPDYEWGSASSPIIDGDRVIVQCDTQGTSFIAAYSTTDGRLLWRTERDALPSWGTPTIVETEAGQELVTNGSPSVIGYNPEDGTELWRLGGSSNITAPTPFEADGLIVVASGRRPEAPIFAIRAGSRGDITPAEDGRSEHLAWSLYARGPYMPTPIAYDGILYSLNNNGVLDAYRMATGEEIYRERIPHVGGGFSASPVLGGGLLYLPGEDGDVFIVRPGEAFELVATLPVDDLLMATPAISEGVLYIRGERYLLALGLN; encoded by the coding sequence ATGCACCGATGGCTCTCGATCTCCGTTGTCCTCTGCGCTCTCGCATCGCTGATCCTGACCGGTTGTCCGGCCCCCGACAGCGCGGTGACCGCCCCCCGACTGGGTGTCGACTGGCCCTCGTTTCGCGGAATCGACGCGCGCGGCGATGGCGGCGATGTGCCGCTCCCGGAGTCCTGGGATCTTGCCTCCGGGACGAATGTGCTGTTCCGTGTCCCGATTCCAGGACTGGCCCACGCAAGCCCTGTCGTCTGGGAAGACAGGATCTTCATCGCTACGGCGGTCAGCGAGAAGGACGACGTGGGATTCAAACACGGTCTCTACGGTTCGGGCGATGCCGCCGAGGATCGCTGGGAACACGCGTGGCACCTCATCGCCCTGAACAAGCGTGATGGCTCGACGCTCTGGGATGCGGAGGTCCACCGAGGAACACCGACCGACAAGCGACATATCAAGGCGACCTATGCGAACTCGACACCGGTGACCGACGGCAAGATCGTCGTCGCGCTATTCGGCTCCGAGGGTCTATTCGCCTACGACATCGATGGGAACCGACTGTGGCAAGCGGACCTCGGTCGGCTGGATGTCGGCGCCTACGATGCTCCGGACTACGAGTGGGGCTCCGCCAGCTCCCCGATCATCGACGGCGATCGGGTCATCGTTCAGTGTGACACCCAGGGAACGAGCTTCATCGCGGCCTACTCGACGACCGACGGCCGGCTCCTGTGGCGGACAGAACGGGACGCGCTGCCGTCGTGGGGCACGCCCACCATCGTCGAAACCGAGGCCGGGCAGGAACTGGTCACCAACGGCTCACCCAGCGTGATCGGATACAATCCCGAGGACGGGACGGAACTCTGGCGTCTCGGCGGAAGCTCGAACATCACCGCGCCGACTCCGTTTGAGGCCGACGGCCTGATCGTTGTGGCGAGTGGTCGTCGCCCGGAAGCTCCGATCTTTGCGATCCGAGCGGGGTCGCGCGGGGACATCACGCCGGCGGAAGACGGGCGAAGCGAACATCTGGCCTGGAGCCTCTACGCACGGGGTCCGTACATGCCGACTCCGATCGCGTACGACGGCATCCTCTACTCCCTGAACAACAACGGTGTCCTCGACGCCTACCGTATGGCCACCGGTGAAGAGATCTACCGAGAGAGGATTCCCCACGTCGGTGGTGGTTTCAGCGCCTCACCGGTACTCGGTGGCGGACTGCTCTATCTTCCGGGCGAGGACGGCGACGTCTTCATCGTGCGTCCGGGCGAGGCCTTCGAGTTGGTGGCGACCCTCCCGGTCGACGACCTGCTGATGGCCACTCCCGCCATCTCGGAAGGCGTACTGTACATCCGGGGAGAGCGCTACCTTCTGGCTCTGGGCCTGAACTAG
- the thiC gene encoding phosphomethylpyrimidine synthase ThiC: MSRPAGRRIYLPHADGSEQRRVPMREIALESPHEPVRLYDTSGPYGDPDYEVDVNRGLPRRREAWIETRSDVESMDGPTSDYRRQREADPSLADLRFPDRAAPRRARPGSRPTQMHYARRGEITTEMEFVARRESLEPEFVRDEVARGRAIIPANINHPESEPMAIGRRFLVKINANIGNSAVGSSIEDEVEKMVWAVHWGADTVMDLSTGKNIHETREWILRNSPVPIGTVPLYQALEKVGGAAEDLTWDLFRDTLIEQAEQGVDYFTIHAGVRLRYVPLTAKRLTGIVSRGGSIMAKWCLAHHQESFLYTHFQEICEIMAAYDVSFSLGDGLRPGSIADANDDAQFGELETLGELTKVAWQNDCQVMVEGPGHVPMHQIKENMDRQLEVCQEAPFYTLGPLTTDIAPGYDHITSAIGAAMIGWFGTAMLCYVTPKEHLGLPDKQDVKEGLIAYKIAAHAADLAKGHPGAQTWDDALSRARFDFRWQDQFNLSLDPVTAREYHDETLPADGAKTAHFCSMCGPKFCSMEITQQIREYAAAKELDETAARETGMQEKAEEFRKAGGDVYVRP; the protein is encoded by the coding sequence ATGAGCCGTCCCGCCGGACGACGTATCTACCTACCCCACGCCGATGGCTCGGAGCAGCGACGGGTTCCCATGCGAGAAATCGCTCTGGAGTCGCCTCACGAACCGGTCCGTCTCTACGACACCAGCGGTCCGTATGGTGATCCGGACTACGAAGTCGATGTCAATCGAGGGCTCCCACGACGCCGCGAGGCCTGGATCGAGACCCGCAGCGACGTCGAATCCATGGACGGCCCGACGTCGGACTACCGGCGTCAGCGCGAGGCCGATCCGTCGCTGGCGGATCTCCGCTTCCCGGATCGGGCGGCCCCCAGGCGCGCGCGACCGGGATCCCGGCCGACCCAGATGCACTACGCCCGTCGTGGCGAGATCACGACGGAGATGGAGTTCGTCGCCCGGCGCGAGTCGTTGGAGCCCGAATTCGTCCGCGACGAGGTGGCCCGGGGTCGTGCCATCATCCCCGCCAACATCAACCACCCCGAGTCGGAGCCGATGGCCATCGGTCGTCGTTTCCTGGTCAAGATCAACGCCAACATCGGCAACTCCGCCGTGGGTTCGTCGATCGAGGACGAGGTCGAGAAGATGGTGTGGGCGGTTCACTGGGGCGCCGATACCGTCATGGACCTCTCCACCGGCAAGAACATCCACGAGACTCGCGAGTGGATCCTTCGCAATTCACCGGTGCCCATCGGCACCGTTCCGCTCTACCAGGCGCTCGAGAAGGTCGGAGGTGCCGCCGAAGACCTGACCTGGGACCTGTTCCGCGACACCCTGATCGAACAGGCCGAGCAGGGCGTGGACTACTTCACGATCCACGCAGGTGTGAGGCTACGTTACGTGCCTCTCACCGCCAAGCGACTCACGGGGATCGTCTCCCGCGGTGGGTCGATCATGGCGAAGTGGTGTCTTGCCCATCACCAGGAGAGTTTCCTGTACACCCACTTCCAGGAGATCTGCGAGATCATGGCGGCCTACGACGTCAGCTTCTCTCTGGGGGACGGCCTTCGACCGGGCTCCATCGCCGACGCCAACGATGACGCGCAGTTCGGTGAACTGGAGACCCTCGGAGAATTGACCAAGGTCGCCTGGCAGAACGACTGCCAGGTGATGGTCGAGGGTCCCGGTCATGTTCCGATGCACCAGATCAAGGAGAACATGGATCGGCAACTGGAGGTCTGTCAGGAGGCACCGTTCTACACGCTGGGGCCCCTGACGACGGACATCGCGCCGGGCTACGACCACATCACGTCGGCGATCGGTGCGGCGATGATCGGTTGGTTCGGCACCGCGATGCTCTGCTACGTCACTCCCAAGGAACATCTGGGTCTTCCCGACAAGCAGGACGTCAAGGAGGGGCTGATCGCCTACAAGATCGCGGCCCACGCGGCCGATCTTGCCAAGGGGCATCCCGGAGCCCAGACCTGGGACGACGCCCTCAGTCGGGCACGATTCGATTTTCGTTGGCAGGATCAGTTCAACCTATCGCTGGATCCGGTGACGGCTCGGGAGTACCACGACGAGACGCTTCCGGCCGACGGCGCGAAGACGGCGCACTTCTGTTCGATGTGTGGCCCCAAGTTCTGCTCGATGGAGATCACCCAGCAGATCCGCGAGTACGCCGCCGCGAAAGAGTTGGACGAGACGGCCGCCAGAGAGACCGGAATGCAGGAGAAAGCGGAAGAGTTTCGGAAGGCCGGTGGCGACGTCTACGTTCGCCCATGA